A genomic stretch from Candidatus Latescibacterota bacterium includes:
- the rpmD gene encoding 50S ribosomal protein L30, with product MAKRLKVTQTRSLIGNKEKAKRTIAALGLHRMHHTVVHDDTPQIRGMVFKVRHMVRVEETEE from the coding sequence ATGGCCAAGCGACTCAAGGTGACCCAGACGCGGTCGCTGATCGGAAACAAGGAGAAGGCCAAGCGCACCATCGCCGCGCTCGGCCTGCACCGCATGCACCACACCGTGGTGCACGACGACACCCCGCAGATTCGCGGCATGGTGTTCAAGGTGCGGCACATGGTTCGCGTCGAGGAGACGGAGGAGTAG
- the rplO gene encoding 50S ribosomal protein L15, protein MKLNELKPAPGATRSGKRVGRGPGSGSGKTSGRGHKGQRSRSGSPQRAWFEGGQMPIQRRVPKRGFTNIFRVEYQLVNVGQLVRLPEGVEVTAATLYEHGIISKRNRPVKLLGDGSVARALTVRLDKCSAKARELIEKAGGTIEVAG, encoded by the coding sequence ATGAAGCTCAACGAACTCAAGCCGGCTCCCGGAGCCACCCGCTCGGGCAAGCGCGTGGGGCGCGGCCCCGGCAGCGGCTCCGGCAAGACCAGCGGCCGCGGCCACAAGGGCCAGCGCTCGCGTTCCGGCTCGCCGCAGCGCGCCTGGTTCGAAGGCGGTCAGATGCCGATTCAGCGCCGCGTTCCGAAGCGGGGCTTCACGAACATCTTCCGCGTCGAGTACCAGCTCGTGAACGTGGGCCAGCTCGTGCGCCTGCCCGAAGGCGTCGAGGTGACCGCGGCGACGCTCTACGAGCACGGGATCATCAGCAAGCGCAATCGTCCGGTGAAGCTGCTGGGCGACGGGTCGGTGGCCCGCGCGCTGACCGTGCGCCTTGACAAGTGCAGCGCCAAGGCGCGTGAGCTGATCGAGAAGGCAGGCGGGACGATCGAGGTGGCCGGCTAG
- the map gene encoding type I methionyl aminopeptidase: MIRLKNDADIAAMRAAGKVLRRALDKAGAAVRPGVTTGELDVVVRESIESEGARPAFRGYHGFPGSACISVNEAVVHGIPGEQVLKEGDLVSIDVGVEKDGYYADACETFAVGQISPAAARLMDVTRQSLAAGIAQARPGGRLGDISHAVQVFVEAHGYTVVRELVGHGIGWALHEEPQVPNFGPPGKGPELVPGLVLAIEPMVNEGREAVRTLADDWTVVTADGKLSAHFEHTVAITADGPVILTA, from the coding sequence GTGATCCGGCTCAAGAACGACGCCGACATCGCGGCCATGCGCGCGGCGGGCAAGGTCCTGCGCAGGGCGCTGGACAAGGCGGGGGCCGCGGTGCGGCCCGGCGTCACGACGGGGGAACTGGACGTCGTCGTGCGCGAGAGCATCGAGAGCGAGGGAGCGCGACCGGCCTTCCGGGGCTACCATGGCTTCCCGGGCAGTGCCTGCATCTCCGTCAACGAGGCGGTGGTGCACGGGATACCCGGCGAGCAGGTCCTGAAAGAGGGCGATCTGGTCAGCATCGACGTGGGCGTGGAGAAAGACGGCTACTACGCCGACGCCTGCGAGACCTTCGCCGTGGGGCAGATCAGCCCCGCCGCGGCCCGACTGATGGACGTGACGCGCCAGTCCCTGGCCGCCGGCATCGCCCAGGCCAGGCCGGGGGGGCGCCTGGGAGACATCTCCCACGCCGTGCAGGTCTTCGTGGAGGCCCACGGCTACACGGTGGTTCGCGAGCTGGTGGGGCACGGCATCGGCTGGGCCTTGCACGAAGAGCCGCAAGTGCCCAATTTTGGGCCTCCCGGCAAGGGCCCCGAGCTGGTGCCGGGCCTGGTGCTCGCGATCGAGCCGATGGTGAACGAAGGCCGCGAGGCGGTGCGCACGCTGGCCGACGACTGGACGGTGGTGACGGCGGACGGCAAGCTGTCCGCGCACTTCGAGCACACGGTAGCCATCACGGCCGATGGTCCCGTGATCCTCACCGCCTGA
- a CDS encoding SRPBCC domain-containing protein, with protein MSEITIESLVRAPIDRVWLCWTEPEHITQWNFASEDWCCPNAENDLRPGGRYRARMEAKDGSFGFDFEGVYDEVADREALAFTLGDGRKVRTVFEAGSGSTRVVTTFDAEQVNTVDRQRQGWQAILDNFTRYVEAQAESAGGQR; from the coding sequence AGTGAAATCACGATCGAGAGCCTGGTGCGAGCCCCGATCGACCGGGTCTGGCTCTGCTGGACGGAGCCGGAGCACATCACGCAGTGGAACTTCGCGTCGGAGGACTGGTGCTGCCCGAACGCGGAGAACGACCTGCGGCCCGGCGGCCGCTACCGCGCGCGCATGGAGGCCAAGGACGGGAGCTTCGGCTTCGACTTCGAAGGGGTCTATGACGAAGTCGCCGATCGCGAGGCGCTCGCCTTTACCCTCGGGGATGGGCGCAAGGTGAGAACCGTGTTCGAGGCGGGCAGCGGCTCGACCCGGGTGGTGACCACCTTCGACGCCGAGCAGGTGAACACCGTCGACAGGCAGCGCCAGGGCTGGCAGGCGATCCTCGACAACTTCACGCGCTACGTCGAAGCGCAGGCCGAGAGCGCGGGAGGCCAGCGATGA
- the rplQ gene encoding 50S ribosomal protein L17 — protein sequence MRHQVRGNRLNRPADQSRAMLRNMVTSLFEHERIETTLTKAKEARRYAERMITFAKRGDLTARRQAARFIIKPVVLQKLFDAIGPRFAERPGGYTRIMRAGIRKGDDAQMAILELVDSNYKPKGKKSGKTDVSKKEADAKRKKDMKKTAAQPPA from the coding sequence ATGCGACATCAAGTCAGAGGCAATCGCCTGAACCGGCCGGCCGATCAGTCCCGCGCGATGCTGCGCAACATGGTCACCAGCCTCTTCGAGCACGAGCGCATCGAGACGACCCTGACCAAGGCCAAGGAGGCGCGCCGCTACGCGGAGCGCATGATCACCTTCGCCAAGCGGGGCGATCTCACGGCGCGGCGGCAGGCGGCGCGCTTCATCATCAAGCCCGTGGTGCTGCAGAAGCTCTTCGACGCCATCGGCCCCCGCTTCGCGGAGCGCCCCGGCGGCTACACCCGCATCATGCGCGCGGGGATCCGCAAGGGCGACGACGCCCAGATGGCCATCCTCGAGCTGGTGGACAGCAACTACAAGCCCAAGGGCAAGAAGAGCGGCAAGACGGACGTCTCCAAGAAGGAGGCCGACGCCAAGCGCAAGAAGGACATGAAGAAGACCGCGGCCCAGCCGCCGGCCTAG
- a CDS encoding adenylate kinase codes for MHLVILGAPGSGKGTQAARIKQQYGIAHISTGDILRAEVASGTELGRKAQAIMEAGQLVGDDIVLAMVNRRLTQPDCEAGWILDGFPRTRAQAEGLGTLLGAAGTDIDLGLLIQVKPEEVVRRLSGRRVNRDSGRIYSREELGHLAGPGGEIPAEGEAPDGGRFYQRDDDQERTIRDRLDVYEEQTRPVIDYYEDQDKVVGIDGSQPMDAVTDAISSILRDRFGDGEPA; via the coding sequence GTGCATCTGGTCATCCTGGGAGCGCCGGGTTCCGGAAAGGGGACCCAAGCGGCGCGAATCAAGCAGCAGTACGGGATCGCGCACATCTCGACGGGCGACATCCTGCGGGCGGAAGTGGCCTCCGGCACGGAGCTGGGGCGAAAGGCCCAGGCGATCATGGAGGCGGGGCAGCTGGTCGGCGACGACATCGTGCTGGCCATGGTGAACCGGCGCCTGACGCAGCCGGACTGCGAGGCCGGCTGGATCCTGGACGGTTTCCCGCGGACGCGGGCCCAGGCCGAGGGCCTCGGCACCCTGCTGGGCGCGGCGGGCACGGACATCGACCTGGGGCTCTTGATCCAGGTCAAGCCCGAGGAAGTGGTGCGACGCCTGAGCGGGCGCCGCGTGAACCGCGACTCGGGGCGCATCTACAGCCGCGAGGAGCTGGGCCACCTGGCCGGTCCGGGCGGCGAGATTCCCGCGGAGGGCGAGGCGCCGGATGGCGGCCGCTTCTACCAGCGGGACGACGACCAGGAGCGGACGATTCGCGACCGCCTGGACGTCTACGAGGAGCAGACGCGTCCTGTGATCGACTACTACGAGGACCAGGACAAGGTCGTGGGCATCGACGGTTCGCAGCCGATGGACGCCGTGACCGACGCGATCTCCTCGATCCTGCGCGACCGCTTCGGCGACGGGGAGCCGGCGTGA
- the rpsK gene encoding 30S ribosomal protein S11, with protein sequence MAAPKGRKTGRKKSRKMDSMGVIHIKSSFNNTIITATSTGGEVFTWASAGTAGFKGSRKSTPYAAQLAADRCVREAMNLGLKRCEIHLKGPGPGREAAIRSIHATGVEVTGIKDKTSMPHNGCRPKKRRRM encoded by the coding sequence ATGGCTGCACCGAAGGGCCGGAAGACCGGCCGCAAGAAGTCGCGGAAGATGGACTCGATGGGCGTGATCCACATCAAGTCCAGCTTCAACAACACGATCATCACCGCCACCAGCACCGGCGGCGAGGTCTTCACCTGGGCCAGCGCCGGCACCGCCGGCTTTAAGGGCAGCCGCAAGAGCACGCCCTACGCGGCCCAGCTCGCGGCCGACCGCTGCGTGCGGGAGGCGATGAACCTGGGTCTCAAGCGCTGCGAGATCCATCTCAAGGGCCCCGGCCCCGGCCGCGAAGCAGCCATCCGCTCCATCCACGCCACGGGCGTGGAGGTGACGGGCATCAAGGACAAGACGAGCATGCCGCACAACGGCTGCCGTCCCAAGAAGCGCCGCCGGATGTAG
- the rpsE gene encoding 30S ribosomal protein S5 encodes MIEKVVAINRVSKTVKGGKNFSFTALVAVGDGNGQVGTGLGKAREISEAVRKGTDAARKNMGPVQRFENRTVPFRVVGHYGAGRVLLKPAAPGTGVIAGGPVRAVLEAAGISDILTKSLGSNNPHNMVRATMEGLRRMRSASDVAKRRGISVGRMFNIAKSSEEA; translated from the coding sequence CTGATCGAGAAGGTCGTGGCCATCAACCGCGTGTCGAAGACCGTGAAGGGTGGCAAGAACTTCAGCTTCACCGCGCTGGTGGCGGTGGGCGACGGCAACGGTCAGGTGGGCACCGGTCTGGGCAAGGCCCGGGAAATCTCCGAGGCCGTGCGCAAGGGCACGGACGCGGCCCGCAAGAACATGGGTCCCGTGCAGCGCTTCGAGAACCGCACGGTGCCGTTCCGGGTCGTGGGCCACTACGGCGCCGGGCGCGTCCTGCTGAAGCCGGCCGCGCCGGGTACCGGCGTGATCGCCGGCGGTCCGGTGCGCGCGGTGCTGGAGGCTGCGGGCATCTCCGACATCCTGACCAAGTCCCTGGGGTCGAACAACCCCCACAACATGGTGCGCGCCACCATGGAGGGCCTGCGCCGCATGCGCAGCGCCTCGGACGTGGCCAAGCGCCGCGGGATCTCGGTCGGCCGCATGTTCAACATCGCCAAGAGCAGCGAGGAGGCCTGA
- the rpmJ gene encoding 50S ribosomal protein L36 encodes MKVRASVKPICEHCKVIRRRGVVRVICKKNPRHKQRQG; translated from the coding sequence ATGAAGGTTCGCGCTTCAGTCAAGCCGATTTGCGAGCACTGCAAGGTGATCCGCCGCCGTGGTGTGGTGCGGGTCATCTGCAAGAAGAATCCCCGGCACAAGCAGCGCCAGGGTTAG
- the rpsD gene encoding 30S ribosomal protein S4: MARYRGPKHKISRRFGENIFETDKNPLDKRPYPPGQHGRNRRRKVSEYGLQLAEKQKVKYMYGILERQFRRYFKEAARRQGVTGTNLLQMLESRLDNFVFRAGFAATRPQARQFVTHGHFNVNGQAVDIPSYELKAGDKVTLREKSRKNVFILESIKKRAARGRVPYVSLDEAAFEASYLNEPERGDMPVNVQEQLIVELYSK; this comes from the coding sequence ATGGCGCGCTACCGTGGTCCGAAGCACAAGATCAGTCGCCGCTTCGGAGAGAACATCTTCGAGACCGACAAGAACCCGCTGGACAAGCGTCCGTACCCGCCCGGTCAGCACGGGCGGAACCGCCGGCGCAAGGTGTCCGAGTACGGGTTGCAGCTCGCGGAGAAGCAGAAGGTCAAGTACATGTACGGCATCCTGGAGCGTCAGTTCAGGCGCTACTTCAAGGAGGCCGCCCGCCGTCAGGGCGTGACGGGCACGAACCTGCTGCAGATGCTCGAGAGCCGTCTCGACAACTTCGTGTTCCGCGCGGGCTTCGCGGCGACGCGGCCCCAGGCGCGGCAGTTCGTGACGCACGGGCACTTCAATGTGAACGGGCAGGCGGTGGACATCCCCAGCTACGAGCTGAAAGCGGGGGACAAGGTCACGCTGCGCGAGAAGAGCCGGAAGAACGTGTTCATCCTGGAGTCGATCAAGAAGCGGGCGGCCCGCGGCCGCGTGCCCTACGTCAGCCTCGACGAGGCGGCCTTCGAGGCCAGCTACCTCAACGAGCCCGAGCGCGGGGACATGCCGGTGAACGTCCAGGAGCAGCTGATCGTCGAGCTCTACTCGAAGTAA
- a CDS encoding SDR family oxidoreductase, which yields MTGANSGSGLATMAQLVRQGAHVVAACRRVAAGEEAVRGLSGPGTAEVLALDLGSLDSVRRCAQAVLARHARLDGLVNNAGVMNTPRGRTVDGFETQFGTNYLGHFLLTELLLERLKAGAPSRIVCVSSVAHVGMRGRGGELHLDDLNGDRRPYDGMEAYAQSKLAIVLQAVSLARRLEGTGVTAVSVHPGWIRSNLVSHTMPAWVQNGLLRPLSPFLGMLSAEDGAQTTLHCLLADDLPAHAGAYYSQNSILYPDRRDRPGGWPMPSPNPRARDGALAEALYQASRRLVGLG from the coding sequence GTGACGGGCGCCAACTCCGGGTCGGGCCTGGCCACGATGGCGCAGCTCGTCCGTCAGGGCGCGCACGTGGTGGCGGCCTGCCGTCGCGTCGCGGCGGGAGAGGAGGCCGTGCGCGGCCTGTCCGGTCCCGGCACGGCCGAGGTGCTGGCGCTGGACCTGGGCAGCCTCGACTCCGTTCGTCGCTGCGCCCAGGCCGTCCTCGCGCGGCACGCCCGCCTGGACGGCCTGGTGAACAACGCGGGCGTCATGAACACGCCCCGGGGACGCACGGTCGACGGCTTCGAGACCCAGTTCGGCACCAACTACCTCGGCCACTTCCTGCTGACCGAGCTGCTGCTGGAGCGCCTCAAGGCAGGCGCGCCCTCGCGGATCGTCTGCGTGTCCAGCGTGGCGCACGTGGGAATGCGCGGCCGGGGCGGTGAGCTGCACCTGGACGACCTGAACGGCGACCGGCGCCCCTACGACGGCATGGAGGCCTACGCGCAGTCGAAGCTGGCGATCGTCCTGCAGGCCGTCAGCCTGGCGCGGCGGCTGGAGGGCACCGGCGTGACCGCCGTGTCCGTCCACCCCGGATGGATCCGCAGCAACCTGGTGAGCCACACCATGCCGGCCTGGGTGCAGAACGGGCTCCTGCGGCCGCTGAGCCCGTTCCTGGGCATGTTGTCCGCCGAGGACGGCGCCCAGACCACCCTGCACTGCCTGCTGGCCGACGACCTCCCCGCCCACGCCGGCGCTTACTACAGCCAGAACAGCATCCTCTACCCCGACAGGCGCGACCGCCCCGGCGGCTGGCCGATGCCCTCGCCGAACCCCCGGGCCCGCGACGGGGCCCTGGCCGAGGCGCTCTACCAGGCCAGCCGGCGCCTGGTGGGGCTCGGCTGA
- a CDS encoding VOC family protein, with product MNPVVHFELPYANRERAERFYAQAFGWNTQFLGPAMGDYVLVTTVDPTAPTRLPAGGINGGLFPRKPDWPAQHPSVVIGVADIAGAMTAVRDAGGEVLGEPMAIPGVGDYVSFLDTEGNRISILQPSMEKETQP from the coding sequence ATGAACCCGGTCGTCCACTTCGAGCTGCCCTATGCGAATCGCGAGCGCGCCGAGCGCTTCTACGCCCAGGCCTTCGGCTGGAACACCCAGTTCCTCGGGCCGGCGATGGGCGACTACGTGCTGGTGACGACCGTCGATCCCACCGCGCCCACCCGGCTGCCGGCGGGAGGCATCAACGGCGGGCTCTTCCCGAGAAAGCCCGACTGGCCGGCGCAGCATCCGTCGGTCGTCATCGGCGTGGCGGACATCGCCGGCGCCATGACTGCCGTGCGCGATGCCGGCGGCGAAGTCCTCGGCGAGCCGATGGCGATTCCCGGCGTCGGCGACTACGTGTCGTTCCTGGACACGGAGGGCAACCGCATCAGCATCCTCCAGCCGAGCATGGAGAAGGAGACGCAGCCATGA
- the rplR gene encoding 50S ribosomal protein L18: MSIKTFDRKLQRTKRHRRIRRGVAGTSNRPRLSVYRSLTNIYAQLIDDEQRVTLASANSLKLTAAPGEGESQKMASAREVGKIIAEAAQAKGIKSVVFDRGGFLYHGRVKALAEAARKAGLEF, translated from the coding sequence ATGTCCATCAAGACGTTCGATCGCAAGCTGCAGCGCACCAAGCGCCACCGCCGCATCCGCCGCGGCGTGGCCGGCACGAGCAACCGGCCGCGGCTGTCGGTGTACCGCAGCCTGACCAACATCTACGCGCAGCTCATCGACGACGAGCAGCGCGTCACGCTCGCCAGCGCGAACAGCCTCAAGCTGACGGCCGCGCCGGGCGAGGGCGAATCGCAGAAGATGGCCAGCGCCCGCGAGGTGGGCAAGATCATCGCGGAGGCCGCGCAGGCCAAGGGCATCAAATCCGTCGTCTTCGACCGCGGCGGCTTTCTCTATCACGGCCGGGTCAAGGCCCTGGCCGAAGCCGCCCGCAAGGCGGGACTCGAATTCTAG
- the secY gene encoding preprotein translocase subunit SecY, which translates to MLASFQSTFKIPDLRKRIVFTALMLIVYRLGGHITLPGVNRLAIEEFFRGQGGGILALYDLFAGGNLSKATIFALGIMPYISASIILQLLQAVVPYFEKLAKEGEEGRKKINQYTRYGTVLLAALQSFGVAVFLESMGTNVVGHSGFGFKLLTMLTLTTGTIFVMWLGEQISERGIGNGISLIITIGIIARYPLDLINTVRALQTKQMSYLGGIVMVLMMVLVIAGIIYMTQGQRRIPVQYPKRVVGRRVYGGQNTHIPLRVNTAGVIPIIFAQSIVMFPATISSMFHGNVTMDAITRLMSPGTVLYVVLYTVIIVFFTYFYTAIVLNPVDMADNMKKFGGFIPGIRPGKSTANFIDRALSRITLPGAIFLAFIAVLPDILIRQFHVPFYFGGTGLLIVVGVMLDTLQQIESHLFMRHYDGFMKKGRLRGRR; encoded by the coding sequence ATGCTCGCGAGTTTTCAGAGCACGTTCAAGATCCCGGATCTGCGCAAGCGCATCGTCTTCACGGCGCTGATGCTGATCGTGTACCGCCTTGGCGGTCACATCACCCTGCCCGGCGTGAACCGCCTCGCCATCGAGGAGTTCTTCCGCGGGCAGGGCGGCGGCATCCTGGCCCTCTACGACCTCTTCGCGGGCGGCAACCTGAGCAAGGCGACGATCTTCGCGCTGGGCATCATGCCCTACATCAGCGCGTCGATCATCCTGCAGCTGCTCCAGGCCGTGGTGCCCTACTTCGAGAAGCTGGCGAAGGAGGGCGAGGAGGGCCGCAAGAAGATCAACCAGTACACGCGCTACGGCACGGTGCTGCTGGCCGCGCTGCAGAGCTTCGGCGTGGCCGTGTTCCTGGAGTCCATGGGCACGAACGTGGTGGGCCACTCGGGCTTCGGCTTCAAGCTGCTGACCATGCTCACGCTGACCACGGGCACGATCTTCGTCATGTGGCTCGGTGAGCAGATCTCCGAGCGGGGCATCGGCAACGGGATCAGCCTGATCATCACGATCGGCATCATCGCCCGCTACCCGCTGGATCTGATCAACACGGTGCGGGCGCTGCAGACGAAGCAGATGAGCTACCTGGGCGGCATCGTGATGGTGCTGATGATGGTCCTCGTGATCGCGGGGATCATCTACATGACCCAGGGCCAGCGGCGCATCCCGGTGCAGTACCCGAAGCGGGTGGTGGGCCGGCGCGTCTACGGCGGGCAGAACACGCACATCCCGCTGCGCGTGAACACGGCGGGCGTGATTCCCATCATCTTCGCGCAGTCGATCGTGATGTTCCCCGCGACGATCTCGAGCATGTTCCACGGCAACGTGACCATGGACGCGATCACGCGCCTCATGAGTCCGGGCACCGTGCTCTACGTGGTGCTGTACACGGTCATCATCGTGTTCTTCACCTACTTCTACACGGCCATCGTCCTCAATCCGGTGGACATGGCCGACAACATGAAGAAGTTCGGCGGCTTCATCCCGGGCATCCGCCCGGGCAAGAGCACGGCGAACTTCATCGATCGCGCACTGAGTCGGATCACCTTGCCGGGCGCCATCTTCCTGGCCTTCATCGCCGTCTTGCCCGACATCCTGATCCGGCAGTTCCACGTCCCCTTCTACTTCGGCGGCACGGGTCTGCTGATCGTGGTGGGCGTGATGCTCGATACCCTGCAGCAGATCGAGAGCCACCTCTTCATGCGTCACTACGATGGCTTCATGAAGAAGGGCAGGTTGCGGGGCCGGAGGTAG
- a CDS encoding DNA-directed RNA polymerase subunit alpha translates to MKWKNVLMPKQVEIQKTGETPYFTRFTVEPLERGFGLTLGNALRRTLLSSLQGAAVVAVKFEDALHEFTNIPGVMEDVSDIVLNFKQMVCRLNTDLSHKLYLDVNRPGPVTAADITEDSAVEIVNPDLVICHLNEGAHLRAEILVSDGRGFVLAENHELTDTSIGVIPVDAIFCPVRKVNYRIEDTRVGQRTDYDRLVLEIETNGAISPEEALGYAAKIVKDHLYLFINFDEEPMAVAEEEVDEELERMRELLSRNVEELELSVRSANCLKAADIKSIGQLVVKTESEMLQYRNFGRKSLKEISEILEGMGLHWGMDVSGLVASVEKERAQA, encoded by the coding sequence ATGAAGTGGAAGAACGTGCTGATGCCGAAGCAGGTGGAGATCCAGAAGACGGGGGAGACCCCGTACTTCACCCGCTTCACGGTGGAGCCCCTGGAGCGGGGCTTCGGCCTGACGCTGGGCAACGCCCTGCGCCGCACGCTGCTCAGCAGCCTGCAGGGCGCGGCCGTGGTTGCCGTCAAGTTCGAGGACGCCCTGCACGAGTTCACGAACATCCCGGGCGTCATGGAGGACGTCAGCGACATCGTCCTGAACTTCAAGCAGATGGTCTGCCGTCTGAACACCGACCTGTCCCACAAGCTCTACCTTGACGTGAACCGCCCCGGTCCCGTGACCGCCGCGGACATCACCGAGGACTCGGCGGTGGAGATCGTGAACCCGGACCTGGTGATCTGCCACCTCAACGAGGGCGCGCACCTCAGGGCCGAGATCCTGGTCAGCGACGGCCGCGGCTTCGTGCTGGCCGAGAACCACGAGCTGACGGACACGTCGATCGGGGTCATCCCGGTGGACGCCATCTTCTGCCCGGTGCGCAAGGTGAACTACCGCATCGAGGACACCCGCGTCGGACAGCGCACGGACTACGATCGCCTGGTGCTCGAGATCGAGACCAACGGCGCGATCTCGCCCGAAGAGGCGCTGGGCTACGCGGCCAAGATCGTCAAGGACCACCTCTACCTCTTCATCAACTTCGATGAGGAGCCCATGGCCGTGGCCGAGGAAGAGGTGGACGAGGAACTCGAGCGCATGCGCGAGCTGCTCAGCCGCAACGTGGAGGAGCTCGAGCTCTCCGTGCGCAGCGCCAACTGCCTGAAGGCGGCCGACATCAAGTCCATCGGCCAGCTGGTGGTGAAGACCGAGAGCGAGATGCTCCAGTACCGCAACTTCGGCCGCAAGAGCCTCAAGGAGATCAGCGAGATCCTCGAGGGCATGGGCCTGCACTGGGGCATGGACGTGAGCGGACTGGTGGCGTCGGTCGAAAAGGAACGCGCCCAGGCCTAG
- a CDS encoding helix-turn-helix transcriptional regulator: protein MNIDKDLVAASATPLVLAILGEGESYGYAIIKRVGELSGGELAWTDGMVYPLLHRLERNGLVDAIWGQSETGRRRKYYRLTPAGADELARHREQWQVVDRAMRGIWRLELT, encoded by the coding sequence GTGAACATCGACAAGGACCTCGTCGCCGCCTCGGCCACGCCGCTCGTGCTCGCCATCCTCGGCGAGGGCGAGAGCTACGGCTACGCGATCATCAAGCGCGTGGGGGAGCTGTCGGGTGGCGAACTGGCCTGGACGGACGGCATGGTCTACCCGCTGCTTCACCGCCTCGAGCGCAACGGGCTCGTGGACGCGATCTGGGGCCAGTCCGAGACCGGCCGCCGTCGCAAGTACTACCGGCTGACCCCGGCGGGCGCGGACGAACTCGCCCGCCACCGCGAGCAGTGGCAGGTGGTGGACCGCGCGATGCGGGGCATCTGGCGACTGGAGCTCACATGA
- the rpsM gene encoding 30S ribosomal protein S13 — MARIQGVDLPANKRVVIGLTYIFGVGRSTSEKILERTGIDPDLRVKNLTEEQTAMLRDELNKPEYKTEGTLRTEVSMNIKRLMDIGCYRGLRHRKGLPAHGQRTKTNARTRKGPKARPGAKKKTR; from the coding sequence TTGGCCCGAATCCAAGGCGTCGACCTGCCGGCCAACAAGAGGGTCGTGATCGGCCTGACCTACATCTTCGGTGTGGGGCGGAGCACGAGCGAGAAGATCCTTGAGCGCACGGGCATCGACCCCGATCTGCGGGTGAAGAACCTCACCGAAGAGCAGACGGCGATGCTCCGTGACGAGCTGAACAAGCCCGAGTACAAGACGGAAGGTACCCTGCGCACCGAAGTGTCCATGAACATCAAGCGTCTCATGGACATCGGCTGCTACCGGGGCCTGCGTCACCGCAAGGGCCTGCCGGCGCACGGCCAGCGCACGAAGACGAACGCCCGCACCCGCAAGGGCCCCAAGGCCCGTCCGGGCGCGAAGAAGAAGACGCGCTAG
- the rplF gene encoding 50S ribosomal protein L6 translates to MSRIGKKPIPVPAGVTVTHTADGHCTVKGPKGELSRRLNPEMKVVVEDAEVRVERPSESRTHRAQHGLTRTLLANMVEGVSAGFTKELEIVGVGYRAELKGSDLHLALAYSHPVVVEPPAGISFEVPQPTVIKVMGHDKEVVGQTAANIRSWRPPEPYKGKGIRYKGEQIIRKAGKASAKG, encoded by the coding sequence ATGTCGCGCATTGGCAAGAAGCCCATTCCCGTGCCGGCCGGCGTCACCGTGACGCACACAGCCGACGGTCACTGCACGGTCAAGGGTCCCAAGGGCGAACTCAGCCGTCGGCTCAACCCCGAGATGAAGGTCGTGGTGGAGGACGCCGAGGTCCGCGTGGAGCGCCCCAGCGAGTCGCGCACGCACCGGGCCCAGCACGGTCTGACGCGCACGCTGCTCGCCAACATGGTGGAGGGCGTGTCCGCGGGCTTCACGAAGGAGCTCGAGATCGTGGGCGTCGGCTACCGCGCCGAGCTCAAGGGCAGCGACCTGCACCTGGCGCTGGCGTACTCCCACCCCGTGGTGGTCGAGCCGCCGGCGGGCATCAGCTTCGAGGTGCCGCAGCCCACGGTGATCAAGGTGATGGGGCACGACAAGGAAGTGGTGGGCCAGACGGCCGCCAACATCCGGTCCTGGCGCCCCCCGGAGCCCTACAAGGGCAAGGGCATCCGCTACAAGGGCGAGCAAATCATCCGCAAGGCCGGCAAGGCCTCGGCGAAGGGCTAG
- the infA gene encoding translation initiation factor IF-1, whose amino-acid sequence MAKQGAISVEGTVIEALSNAMFRVELENNHTVLAHVAGKMRMHLIRILPGDKVTVELSPYDLTRGRIVYRYK is encoded by the coding sequence GTGGCCAAGCAAGGTGCCATTTCTGTGGAAGGGACCGTCATCGAGGCCCTCTCGAACGCGATGTTTCGTGTCGAGCTCGAGAACAACCACACGGTCCTGGCCCACGTGGCCGGCAAGATGCGAATGCATCTCATCCGCATCCTGCCTGGCGACAAGGTGACGGTGGAGCTCTCGCCCTACGATCTGACCCGGGGGCGCATCGTCTACAGATACAAGTAG